The following coding sequences are from one Loxodonta africana isolate mLoxAfr1 chromosome 18, mLoxAfr1.hap2, whole genome shotgun sequence window:
- the RAPGEFL1 gene encoding rap guanine nucleotide exchange factor-like 1 isoform X2: protein MPIHPGGLPNPSCRRKIKATYSYILLDDIVLTHSLFLPTEKFLQELHQYFVRAGGMEGPEGLGRKQACLAMLLHFLDTYQGLLQEEEGAGRIIKDLYLLIMKDESLYQDLREDTLRLHQLVETVELKIPEESQPPSKQVKPLFRHFRRIDSCLQTRVAFRGSDEIFCRVYMPDHSYVTIRSRLSASVQDILGSVTEKLQYSEEPAGREDSLILVAVASSGEKVLLQPTEDCVFTTLGINSHLFACTRDSYEALVPLPEEIQVSPGDTEIHRVEPEDVANHLTAFHWELFRCVHELEFVDYVFHGERGRRETANLELLLQRCSEVTHWVATEVLLCESPGKRAQLLKKFIKIAAICKQNQDLLSFYAVVMGLDNAAVSRLRLTWEKLPGKFKNLYRKFENLTDPCRNHKSYREVISKMKPPVIPFVPLILKDLTFLHEGSKTLVDGLVNIEKLHSVAEKVRTIRKYRSRPLCLDMEASPHHLQTKAYVRQFQVIDNQNLLFELSYKLEANSQ, encoded by the exons CTTTGTTCGGGCAGGGGGCATGGAGGGCCCTGAGGGGCTGGGCCGGAAGCAGGCCTGTCTAGCCATGCTCCTCCATTTCTTGGACACCTACCAGGGGCTGCTGCAGGAGGAAGAGGGGGCTGGCCGCATCATCAAG GATCTGTACCTGCTGATTATGAAGGATGAGTCCCTTTACCAGGACCTCCGAGAGGATACTCTGCGGTTGCACCAGCTTGTGGAGACAGTGGAGCTAAA GATCCCAGAGGAGAGTCAGCCACCCAGCAAGCAAGTGAAGCCACTCTTCCGCCACTTCCGCCGAATAGACTCCTGTCTGCAAACCCGAGTGGCCTTTCGGGGCTCCGATGAGA TCTTCTGCCGGGTCTACATGCCTGACCACTCTTACGTGACCATACGCAGCCGCCTCTCAGCATCTGTGCAGGACATCCTGGGCTCCGTGACAGAGAAACTGCAGTACTCCGAGGAACCAGCAGGGCGGGAGGATTCCCTCATTTTGGTAGCTGTGGCCTCCTCGGGAG AGAAGGTCCTCCTGCAGCCGACTGAGGACTGTGTGTTCACCACGCTGGGCATCAACAGCCACCTGTTTGCCTGTACCCGAGACAGCTATGAGGCCCTG GTGCCCCTCCCTGAGGAGATCCAGGTCTCCCCTGGTGACACAGAGATCCACCGAGTGGAGCCTGAGGATGTTGCCAATCACCTTACTGCCTTCCACTGGGAGCTGTTCCGATGTGTGCATGAG CTGGAGTTTGTGGATTACGTGTTCCACGGGGAGCGCGGCCGCCGAGAGACGGCCAACCTGGAGCTGCTCCTGCAGCGCTGCAGCGAGGTCACGCACTGGGTGGCCACCGAAGTGCTGCTCTGCGAGTCCCCGGGCAAGCGCGCGCAGCTGCTCAAGAAGTTCATCAAGATCGCGGCCAT CTGCAAACAGAACCAGGACCTGCTGTCCTTCTACGCGGTGGTCATGGGGCTGGACAACGCCGCGGTCAGCCGCCTGCGGCTCACCTGGGAG AAGCTGCCAGGGAAATTCAAGAACTTGTACCGTAAATTTGAGAACCTGACG GACCCCTGCAGGAACCACAAAAGCTACCGAGAAGTGATCTCCAAAATGAAGCCCCCTGTGATTCCCTTCGTGCCTCTAATTCTCAAAG ACCTGACATTCCTGCATGAGGGCAGTAAGACCCTTGTTGATGGCTTGGTGAACATTGAAAAGCTG CATTCAGTGGCTGAAAAAGTGAGGACAATCCGCAAATACCGGAGCCGGCCACTTT GCCTGGATATGGAGGCATCCCCTCATCACCTGCAGACCAAGGCCTACGTGCGCCAGTTCCAGGTCATCGACAACCAGAACCTCCTCTTCGAGCTCTCTTACAAGCTGGAGGCCAATAGCCAGTGA